One part of the Raphanus sativus cultivar WK10039 chromosome 7, ASM80110v3, whole genome shotgun sequence genome encodes these proteins:
- the LOC108817476 gene encoding calmodulin binding protein PICBP has translation MSNPMMLSEKWESSSKTSRRELKRRERKMWKKPIRISRLPSFTSDQIPVIFSGYTAESEDSSSSEMSDDSITYSTKSSDVVNEKEKVDQEESSKSVRRLKSMKVLRRQSTRKGLMKMRSMKRVTSHSRKKKKNLDLISREEDLGGLLLEPHYLRPTSSSASKNVENIQKSLQVARLKRMTSLRYKGLLKATCSSAMKGSPSSKKSDDVCNYRYCSLHGRPHSHHAADNNNNNNSSVVHVPSLKRFVSMRRKFLKRQKSVNRRLVLLKRTLSRKRGPSANQESEHVADDDDDNADGETNQDVFEEDVSSWENCGSESESNRISTETVDDNGDGGNDSVEAVASAGVECVVQETKPEVMDDSYGRIDKDMEETVTGLDHDDVKVKSEETVGDSEEVCRDGSSGELREEDGKKTEMVWKDEESKPENVDDSDGRIDKASKESNMAGLDYYNGKIEGTKSEETMEDDEDEKNTEDVWNDTVTLVKQAFDEILSEITDDDSSDDVSVTKNDSLEGELAKEYEDDSSDSSGSEVKPIEGRDTNLTVMVSTSHMGEESGHNKRGAKKWSYLKRVILLKRFLKSLDRKERRKCTDAEENETIMRLRRELVGERKNAEEWMLDHALRQVIKTLAPPQKRKVKHLVKAFESLIPIGSSSRGHCGLGSPGREEKETMNSQTILRHNDDTTDDLPEVLLSGKDLEETKLTREASSSLNLGMKSDEDLESIADSSSSHHPAVEEVLDGLASGSSKEEKEEKTGDSEKKNLSTWRNLIQKHMGDSNERKVDEAEKDYRWSYGTNEMTEKDHGDAAAATIKSFQEAFEMILSEIPDSSSDEEIVSESSSNSLKEEKEENHGETKKKSWNSVRKVILLKRFVKSLDKAHVFNPRKLRNLPVVSELEEGENVLLRRRSTVEGIRTDGEEWMLDYAMRQAISRLAPIERKKVELLVQAFDTVLDGHESVKQTKSTAKEGTLRVEKDCGVSKDEQRIKNVFSSFQVHQKDLKQEEKVDNLRNNVEAAIEGTVRGEKDSEVSKDEQRIANVFSRFQVHQKDLKQEEEVDTPQNNVEADTEGTLRAEKDEQKIANVFSRVHQKNLKGEEEVNSTPRKSSNLLPPIGNVKQRIVVEKEKDSRMWKLIYKHMVTEKEEETSSSVDGECDDETVNLQIDAKRSGTVTLVREALEKILSEIPDNSSDDQSMDSATDQELMERNSQVSEEPSSTNSKPKSKVKGWNNVKKVILLKRFVSDLGRLSPKTPRFLPWEPDPETEKIRLRHQEIGGKRNSEEWMLDYALRQAISTLPPSQRRKVSLLAQAFDTISFSSTPGSAATSRNISRQSSLSSMTTVQSENEGNAEILRGKLRKLQEDLKETTKVDGDLEEKQECSSLWRLLCKQMEDNERNQTLPKEEQESEDDTTSMDGEKMEVYKTEAVELLGEVIDGISLEGDTRQKSETSQASSQVRINRWSSVKKAMQLRKFVKALENVRKFNPREPRFLPLDPGVEAERVNLRHQETRNKRNGDEWMVDNSLQEVVSKLTPARRDKVKLLVQAFESLSATGN, from the exons atgtcgAATCCGATGATGCTGTCGGAGAAATGGGAGAGCTCGAGTAAAACGAGCAGAAGAGAGCTGAAAAGGAGAGAGAGGAAGATGTGGAAGAAACCCATCAGGATTTCAAGATTGCCCAGTTTCACATCCGATCAGATTCCGGTCATCTTCTCCGGCTACACCGCCGAGTCGGAAGACTCCTCTTCTTCCGAGATGTCTGATGATTCCATCACTTACTCTACTAAATCATCTGACGTCGTCAACGAGAAGGAGAAGGTTGACCAG gaGGAAAGTTCAAAATCGGTGAGGAGACTGAAGAGTATGAAGGTTCTTAGGAGACAGTCAACGAGGAAAGGACTGATGAAGATGAGATCTATGAAGCGTGTTACTTCACattcaaggaagaagaagaagaatcttgATTTGATTTCCAGGGAGGAGGACTTAGGAGGGCTGTTGTTAGAGCCTCATTACTTGAGACCAACGAGCTCTTCAGCTTCCAAGAATGTGGAGAACATTCAGAAGAGTCTCCAAGTGGCTAGGTTGAAGAGAATGACGAGTTTGAGATACAAAGGGTTGCTCAAGGCTACTTGCTCTTCAGCTATGAAAGGTTCTCCTTCTTCTAAGAAGAGTGATGATGTGTGCAATTATAGGTATTGTTCTCTTCACGGTCGGCCTCATAGCCACCACGCTGcggataataataataataataatagcagTGTTGTTCATGTTCCGTCTCTGAAGCGGTTTGTGTCGATGAGGAGGAAGTTTTTGAAGAGGCAGAAGAGTGTCAACCGGCGTTTGGTGCTGTTGAAGCGGACTTTGAGTAGAAAGAGAGGGCCTTCTGCTAATCAAGAATCAGAGCATGtggctgatgatgatgatgataatgcaGACGGAGAAACCAATCAAGATGTTTTCGAAGAAGATGTTTCTAGCTGGGAGAACTGTGGAAGTGAATCAGAATCGAATAGAATATCTACTGAGACTGTTGATGATAATGGGGATGGAGGCAATGATTCAGTGGAGGCTGTTGCATCAGCTGGAGTAGAATGTGTTGTCCAGGAAACTAAACCGGAAGTTATGGATGATTCATATGGCAGAATTGACAAAGATATGGAGGAAACTGTGACTGGTCTGGATCATGATGATGTGAAGGTGAAGAGTGAAGAAACTGTGGGAGATAGTGAGGAAGTTTGCAGGGATGGTTCTTCTGGCGAACTGCGAGAAGAGGATGGAAAGAAAACTGAAATGGTATGGAAGGATGAAGAATCTAAACCGGAGAATGTGGATGATTCAGATGGAAGAATTGATAAAGCTTCCAAGGAATCTAACATGGCAGGTCTTGATTATTATAATGGGAAGATTGAGGGAACTAAAAGTGAAGAAACTAtggaagatgatgaagatgaaaaGAACACCGAAGATGTATGGAATGATACTGTTACGCTTGTTAAGCAAGCTTTTGATGAGATACTTTCTGAAATCACTGATGATGACTCGTCTGATGATGTTTCTGTTACAAAGAACGATTCTTTAGAGGGTGAATTGGCGAAAGAATATGAAGATGACTCAAGTGATTCAAGTGGCTCGGAAGTGAAGCCTATTGAAGGAAGGGACACGAATTTGACTGTAATGGTTTCTACTTCTCACATGGGAGAAGAATCTGGTCATAATAAGAGAGGTGCCAAGAAGTGGAGTTACTTGAAAAGAGTAATCCTTCTCAAGAGGTTTCTCAAGTCTTTGGATCGAAAAGAGAGGCGCAAGTGTACTGATGCTGAAGAGAATGAAACAATAATGAGGTTGAGGAGAGAGTTGGTTGGAGAGAGGAAGAATGCAGAGGAATGGATGCTTGATCATGCTCTTAGGCAAGTTATCAAGACTCTTGCTCCACCGCAGAAAAGGAAAGTGAAACATCTTGTCAAAGCTTTTGAATCTTTGATTCCTATTGGTAGTAGCTCTAGAGGTCACTGTGGTCTTGGAAGTCCtggaagagaagagaaggaaaCAATGAACTCACAAACTATCTTGAGACACAATGATGACACTACTGATGATCTACCAGAAGTTTTATTATCAGGAAAGGATCTTGAAGAAACAAAGTTAACTAGAGAAGCTTCATCATCTCTGAACCTTGGTATGAAATCTGATGAAGATTTGGAATCAATAGCAGATTCAAGTTCTAGTCATCATCCTGCTGTGGAGGAAGTATTAGATGGGTTGGCTTCAGGTTCAtctaaagaagaaaaagaagagaagacagGAGATTCTGAAAAGAAAAACCTTTCTACATGGAGGAACCTTATACAGAAGCACATGGGAGACAGTAACGAGAGAAAGGTTGATGAAGCTGAGAAAGATTACAGGTGGTCCTATGGAACTAATGAGATGACTGAGAAAGATCATGGTGACGCTGCTGCTGCAACTATTAAATCGTTTCAGGAAGCATTTGAAATGATCCTCTCTGAGATCCCTGACTCGTCATCTGATGAAGAGATTGTTTCGGaatcatcatctaactctcttaaagaggagaaagaagaaaatcatGGTGAGACTAAAAAGAAGAGCTGGAACAGCGTGAGAAAGGTGATACTATTGAAAAGATTTGTGAAAAGCTTGGATAAAGCACATGTTTTCAATCCGAGGAAGCTGCGGAATCTACCTGTTGTTTCTGAACTGGAGGAGGGAGAAAATGTATTACTAAGACGTCGATCAACAGTGGAGGGAATAAGAACAGATGGAGAGGAATGGATGCTTGATTATGCTATGAGACAAGCTATATCAAGATTGGCTCCTATAGAGAGAAAGAAAGTGGAACTTCTTGTGCAGGCTTTTGATACAGTTCTTGATGGTCATGAGAGTGTTAAACAAACTAAGAGCACTGCCAAAGAAGGAACACTGAGAGTAGAGAAAGACTGTGGAGTCAGCAAAGATGAGCAGAGGATCAAAAATGTCTTTTCAAGCTTTCAAGTACATCAAAAGGACTTGAAACAAGAAGAGAAAGTTGATAACCTCCGGAACAATGTTGAAGCTGCCATTGAAGGAACAGTGAGAGGAGAGAAAGATTCTGAAGTCAGCAAAGATGAGCAGAGAATTGCAAATGTATTTTCAAGATTCCAGGTACATCAAAAGGACttgaaacaagaagaagaggttGATACTCCTCAGAACAATGTTGAAGCTGACACAGAAGGAACTCTGAGAGCAGAGAAAGATGAGCAGAAGATTGCAAATGTCTTTTCAAGAGTGCATCAAAAGAATTTGAAAGGAGAAGAGGAGGTTAATTCAACGCCGAGGAAATCCAGCAATTTACTTCCTCCTATAGGAAACGTTAAACAGCGGATCGTGGTTGAGAAAGAGAAAGATTCAAGAATGTGGAAGCTCATCTACAAACACATGGtgacagagaaagaagaagaaactagtTCTTCAGTTGATGGTGAATGTGATGATGAGACTGTTAATCTTCAGATTGATGCTAAAAGAAGCGGAACAGTTACACTTGTTAGAGAAGCTCTTGAGAAGATTCTCTCTGAGATCCCAGACAACTCCTCTGATGATCAATCTATGGACAGCGCTACGGATCAAGAACTAATGGAAAGAAACTCTCAAGTCAGTGAAGAGCCGTCGTCTACCAACTCAAAACCAAAGTCTAAAGTGAAAGGATGGAACAATGTGAAGAAAGTCATCCTTCTAAAGAGATTCGTCAGCGATTTAGGAAGACTCAGCCCCAAGACGCCACGGTTCTTGCCTTGGGAGCCTGATCCAGAAACAGAAAAGATCCGTCTGAGGCATCAAGAGATTGGAGGGAAGAGAAACTCAGAGGAATGGATGCTTGATTACGCTCTGAGGCAAGCCATATCTACGTTACCACCGTCTCAGAGAAGAAAAGTCTCTCTTCTTGCACAGGCTTTCGACACTATAAGCTTTTCTTCGACTCCAGGTTCGGCAGCAACGTCAAGGAACATCTCTCGTCAGTCCAGCCTTTCTTCTATGACGACGGTTCAGAGTGAAAATGAAGGTAACGCTGAGATACTAAGAGGTAAACTGAGAAAGCTACAAGAGGATCTCAAAGAGACTACAAAAGTTGATGGTGATTTGGAGGAGAAACAAGAGTGTTCGAGCTTGTGGCGGTTGTTATGCAAACAGATGGAAGACAACGAGAGAAACCAGACATTGCCTAAAGAAGAACAAGAATCAGAGGATGACACAACAAGTATGGATGGTGAGAAAATGGAAGTTTACAAAACCGAAGCGGTGGAGCTATTAGGAGAAGTCATAGATGGAATCTCACTTGAAGGAGACACAAGACAGAAGAGTGAAACTTCACAGGCATCATCACAAGTGAGGATTAACAGATGGAGCAGCGTCAAGAAAGCAATGCAACTCAGGAAATTCGTCAAAGCGTTGGAGAATGTGAGGAAGTTCAACCCAAGAGAGCCTCGGTTCTTGCCATTGGACCCTGGTGTTGAAGCAGAGAGAGTGAACCTTAGGCATCAAGAAACTCGAAACAAGAGAAACGGGGACGAGTGGATGGTCGATAACTCGCTTCAAGAAGTTGTTTCCAAGCTTACACCAGCTCGGAGAGATAAAGTTAAGTTGTTGGTTCAAGCTTTTGAGTCACTCTCCGCTACAGGGAACTGA
- the LOC108817991 gene encoding triacylglycerol lipase SDP1 — protein sequence MDISNEANVDPFSIGPTSILGRTIAFRVLFCKSMIQLRHDLFRFLLHWFLTLKLAVSPFVSWFHPRNPQGILAVVTIIAFVLKRYTNVKAKAEMAYRRKFWRNMMRTALTYEEWAHAAKMLEKETPKLNESDLYDEELVKNKLCELRHRRQEGSLRDIMFCMRADLVRNLGNMCNPELHKGRLQVPRHIKEYIDEVSTQLRMVCNNSDSLEELSLEEKLSFMHETRHAFGRTALLLSGGASLGAFHVGVVRTLVEHKLLPRIIAGSSVGSIICSVVASRSWPELQSFFENSLHSLQFFDQLGSVFTIVKRVMTQGALHDIRQLQCMLRNLTCNLTFQEAYDLTGRVLGITVCSPRKHEPPRCLNYLTSPHVVIWSAVTASCAFPGLFEAQELMAKDRSGEIVPYHPPFNLDPEEGTTKSSSTRRWRDGSLEVDLPMMQLKELFNVNHFIVSQANPHIAPLLRLKDLIRAYGGRFAAKLAHLVEMEVKHRCNQVLELGFPLGGLAKLFAQEWEGDVTVVMPATLAQYSKIIQNPTHVELQKAANQGRRCTWEKLSAIKANCGIELALDECVAILNHMRRLKRSAERAASSSSSHHGLASTTRFNASRRIPSWNVIARENSTGSLDDLVTDNSNLHASSGRNLSDSETESGELSSWTRTGGPLMRTASANLFTDFVHGLDVDIALARGFTSSSPNSPAVPGPVSPSFSPRSRSVAAQSESEGDKRETSSVLGGANGSRITVTEGDLLQPERTSNGFVLNVVRREDLGMSVGNEMPESVQLDIHEREMDNSSVSEHDQEDDNDDDDDEEEHEGSVPVTVSSKDSGLHEPMSDTVIDA from the exons ATGGATATAAGTAACGAGGCCAATGTTGATCCCTTTTCGATCGGACCAACATCCATCCTCGGTCGAACCATCGCCTTCAGAGTCCTCTTCTGCAAATCTATGATACAGCTCAGACACGATCTCTTTCGGTTCTTACTGCACTGGTTCCTCACACTCAAGCTCGCCGTTTCGCCCTTCGTGTCCTGGTTCCACCCCCGTAACCCGCAAGGGATCTTAGCCGTCGTCACGATCATCGCCTTCGTGCTGAAACGTTACACGAACGTGAAGGCTAAGGCGGAGATGGCGTACAGGAGGAAGTTCTGGAGGAACATGATGCGCACTGCTCTGACTTACGAGGAGTGGGCTCACGCTGCTAAGATGCTAGAGAAAGAGACTCCAAAACTGAACGAATCTGATCTCTACGATGAAGAGTTGGTCAAGAACAAGCTTTGTGAGCTTCGTCATCGTCGCCAAGAAGGTTCTCTCAGAGACATTATGTTCTGTATGAGAGCTGATCTCGTGAGGAACCTCGGGAACATGTGTAACCCTGAGCTCCACAAAGGCAGGCTTCAGGTTCCTAGACATATAAAAGAGTACATCGACGAGGTCTCTACTCAGCTGAGAATGGTGTGTAACAACTCTGACTCTTTAGAAGAGCTTTCTCTAGAGGAGAAGCTTTCCTTCATGCACGAGACGCGTCACGCCTTCGGTAGAACGGCTCTGCTTCTCAGCGGCGGGGCTTCTCTCGGTGCGTTTCACGTCGGTGTGGTTAGGACTTTGGTCGAGCATAAGCTCTTGCCTCGGATCATCGCTGGCTCCAGCGTCGGCTCCATAATCTGCTCGGTCGTAGCCTCGAGATCCTGGCCAGAGCTGCAGAGCTTCTTCGAGAACTCTCTGCACTCTCTCCAGTTCTTCGATCAGCTAGGAAGCGTTTTCACGATCGTGAAACGTGTCATGACGCAAGGAGCGTTACACGACATCAGACAGCTCCAGTGCATGCTTAGAAACCTCACCTGCAACCTCACGTTCCAAGAGGCTTACGATCTAACGGGGAGGGTACTCGGGATAACGGTCTGCTCGCCGAGAAAGCACGAGCCTCCTCGGTGTCTTAACTATCTGACTTCTCCTCACGTGGTGATATGGAGCGCGGTGACTGCTTCTTGCGCTTTTCCTGGTCTCTTCGAAGCTCAGGAGCTAATGGCTAAAGATAGAAGCGGAGAGATCGTGCCGTATCATCCGCCTTTTAATCTGGATCCAGAGGAAGGTACTACTAAATCATCATCTACACGCAGGTGGAGAGATGGGAGTTTGGAGGTTGATTTGCCTATGATGCAGCTTAAGGAGCTCTTCAATGTCAATCATTTTATCGTGAGTCAAGCTAATCCTCACATTGCTCCGTTGCTGCGTCTAAAGGATTTAATTCGAGCTTATGGTGGTAGATTCGCTGCCAAG CTTGCGCATCTAGTGGAGATGGAGGTGAAACATAGATGCAACCAGGTGTTAGAGCTTGGTTTCCCACTAGGTGGACTCGCGAAGCTGTTTGCTCAGGAGTGGGAAGGTGATGTAACGGTTGTGATGCCTGCTACTCTTGCTCAGTACTCTAAGATCATACAGAACCCTACTCACGTGGAGCTTCAGAAAGCGGCTAACCAAGGAAGGAGATGCACTTGGGAGAAGCTTTCGGCGATCAAAGCGAACTGCGGGATCGAGCTCGCGCTTGACGAGTGTGTAGCCATTCTAAACCATATGCGTAGGCTCAAGAGAAGCGCCGAGAGAGCagcttcttcttcgtcgtctcATCATGGATTAGCTTCGACGACGAGGTTCAATGCTTCTAGGAGAATCCCGTCTTGGAACGTCATTGCTAGAGAGAACTCAACTGGCTCACTCGATGACCTAGTTACTGACAATAGTAATCTTCACGCGTCTTCGGGGAGGAACTTGAGTGATAGTGAGACAGAGAGCGGGGAGTTGAGTTCTTGGACGAGGACTGGTGGACCGTTGATGAGAACAGCTTCTGCTAATCTGTTCACTGACTTCGTTCACGGTCTTGACGTCGACATTGCGTTGGCAAGAGGGTTTACTAGCAGCAGCCCCAATTCTCCAGCGGTTCCTGGCCCGGTTAGTCCGAGCTTTAGTCCGAGGTCGAGATCCGTGGCGGCTCAATCCGAGAGCGAAGGTGACAAGAGGGAAACTAGCAGCGTTCTTGGAGGAGCGAACGGTTCGAGGATAACGGTTACTGAAGGTGATCTTCTGCAGCCTGAGAGAACGAGTAATGGTTTTGTGTTGAACGTTGTTAGAAGAGAGGACTTGGGAATGAGTGTCGGGAATGAGATGCCGGAGAGTGTACAGCTTGATATACATGAGAGGGAGATGGATAATAGCTCTGTTTCAGAACATGACCAAGaagatgataatgatgatgatgatgatgaagaagaacatGAGGGCTCAGTTCCGGTTACCGTTTCTTCAAAAGATTCTGGTTTACACGAACCGATGTCTGATACTGTTATAGATGCTTAG
- the LOC108817278 gene encoding glutamate receptor 1.1-like isoform X1, whose translation MFAAKNNKMEILISLVMFTLLFSTIKSRVTESNDGILEEVRVGLVVDLGSVEGKLLKTSFTLALSDFYRINGGYRTRVSVLVSDSRGDPLLALAAAKNLVKKARVEVIVGVQSLQEAKLLAAFSYKTKFVVLSPLLLSSLSLNKHNHFIQWTHDTASEAKGIASLVHDIACVLANVVERRSLRAKATHSGAAEASWNVSDLVKLIKHTRRFNVQINKEIKERRTRLWSSGRFSKRRRITWPGGSHQVQPKHRFLAGNGEKKKLLRVLVPSGNRVPNLVRVNRDPETGIVTVTGLCMEIFKICMDPLKYELEFIPYNGSYDNLAYLLSTQRDKYDAAAGDLTITSNRSLYVDFTLPFTDIGIGALTLKKKKHGMWTFFDPFEKPLWLASGAFFILTGMLVWLVERPVNPEFQGSWKQQLGTMLWFGFCTIVFAHREKLQKMSSRFLVVVWMFVVLILTASYSANLTSTKTISRIQLDNHLSYDPSMMNISNSINVIEDYAQVLRDGTLSHVVGEIPYLNVLLGQYPDVFAMTDREAITNGFGFMFQKGSGLAPKVSREIAKLRTSRTLKDMEKKWFQKLDSFYVNANGNDDDDDNASNRFTFGELGGLFIIAGAAHAIVLVMHLFQTRREILHVLYESRLFTKLKSSVSF comes from the exons ATGTTCGCagctaaaaataataaaatggaGATTCTGATCTCTCTAGTCATGTTTACTCTCCTCTTTTCGACCATCAAATCTAGAGTAACTGAATCCAACGACGGCATTTTGGAAGAGGTTAGGGTTGGATTGGTGGTGGACTTGGGTTCCGTGGAAGGCAAGCTTCTCAAGACTTCTTTTACCTTAGCGCTCTCAGATTTCTATCGCATAAACGGTGGCTATCGAACCAGAGTCTCTGTTTTAGTAAGCGACTCCCGAGGAGACCCTCTCCTTGCTCTTGCTGCTG CTAAAAATCTTGTCAAGAAAGCACGAGTGGAAGTCATTGTTGGTGTGCAATCATTACAAGAAGCAAAGCTTTTAGCGGCCTTTAgctataaaactaaatttgtagTGTTATCTCCTCTCTTGCTGAGCTCGTTGTCTCTGAACAAACACAATCACTTTATCCAATGGACGCATGATACGGCATCAGAGGCAAAAGGGATTGCGAGTCTGGTGCACGATATCGCTTGCGTTCTAGCAAATGTAGTAGAGAGGAGAAGTCTAAGAGCTAAAGCAACACATAGTGGTGCTGCTGAAGCTTCTTGGAATGTGTCAGATCTTGTAAAGCTAATCAAACATACTAGAAGATTCAATGTCCAAATAAACAAAGAGATAAAAGAGAGAAGAACAAGATTATGGAGTAGTGGTCGTTTCAGCAAAAGAAGACGTATCACTTGGCCTGGTGGATCTCATCAAGTCCAACCAAAACACCGGTTCTTGGCAGGGAATGGTGAAAAGAAGAAGTTGCTTAGGGTGTTAGTTCCATCAGGAAACAGAGTCCCAAATCTAGTGAGGGTGAATCGTGATCCTGAAACTGGTATTGTTACTGTCACTGGATTATGCATGGAGATTTTCAAGATTTGCATGGATCCTCTTAAGTACGAGCTGGAGTTCATACCTTATAATGGAAGCTATGACAATCTTGCTTATCTACTCTCTACTCAG AGAGACAAATATGATGCAGCTGCTGGTGATTTAACCATCACGTCCAACAGATCTTTATATGTTGATTTCACATTGCCTTTCACAGACATTGGTATAGGAGCCCtgacattgaagaagaagaaacatggCATGTGGACGTTCTTTGACCCTTTTGAGAAACCCTTGTGGCTAGCAAGTGGAGCTTTCTTCATCTTGACTGGGATGCTTGTTTGGTTGGTTGAACGGCCCGTTAACCCGGAGTTTCAGGGCTCTTGGAAACAACAACTTGGTACAATGCTATGGTTTGGATTCTGTACCATTGTATTTGCTCACA GAGAAAAGCTACAAAAAATGTCATCAAGATTTTTAGTCGTAGTTTGGATGTTTGTTGTGTTGATATTGACTGCAAGTTACAGCGCAAACTTGACATCAACCAAGACCATTTCACGGATACAATTAGATAATCATCTGAGTTATGATCCTTCCATGATGAATATTAGCAACTCCATCAATGTGATTGAGGACTACGCTCAGGTTTTGAGAGATGGAACTCTCAGTCACGTAGTCGGTGAGATACCCTATCTCAATGTTCTTCTAGGACAGTATCCAGACGTTTTCGCCATGACGGATAGAGAGGCTATTACCAATGGCTTTGGCTTC ATGTTCCAAAAAGGCTCAGGTTTGGCTCCTAAAGTGTCGAGAGAAATCGCGAAGCTAAGGACATCGAGAACGTTGAAAGACATGGAGAAAAAATGGTTCCAAAAACTGGATTCATTCTATGTAAATGCCAACggtaatgatgatgatgatgacaacgCATCAAACCGCTTCACCTTCGGTGAATTGGGCGGTTTGTTCATCATTGCGGGAGCTGCTCATGCTATTGTACTAGTCATGCATCTCTTTCAGACACGTCGTGAGATTTTGCATGTTTTGTACGAATCTCGACTGTTCACTAAGCTGAAAAGCTCTGTCAGTTTCTGA
- the LOC108817278 gene encoding glutamate receptor 1.1-like isoform X2, which produces MFAAKNNKMEILISLVMFTLLFSTIKSRVTESNDGILEEVRVGLVVDLGSVEGKLLKTSFTLALSDFYRINGGYRTRVSVLVSDSRGDPLLALAAAKNLVKKARVEVIVGVQSLQEAKLLAAFSYKTKFVVLSPLLLSSLSLNKHNHFIQWTHDTASEAKGIASLVHDIACVLANVVERRSLRAKATHSGAAEASWNVSDLVKLIKHTRRFNVQINKEIKERRTRLWSSGRFSKRRRITWPGGSHQVQPKHRFLAGNGEKKKLLRVLVPSGNRVPNLVRVNRDPETGIVTVTGLCMEIFKICMDPLKYELEFIPYNGSYDNLAYLLSTQRDKYDAAAGDLTITSNRSLYVDFTLPFTDIGIGALTLKKKKHGMWTFFDPFEKPLWLASGAFFILTGMLVWLVERPVNPEFQGSWKQQLGTMLWFGFCTIVFAHREKLQKMSSRFLVVVWMFVVLILTASYSANLTSTKTISRIQLDNHLSYDPSMMNISNSINVIEDYAQVLRDGTLSHVVGEIPYLNVLLGQYPDVFAMTDREAITNGFGF; this is translated from the exons ATGTTCGCagctaaaaataataaaatggaGATTCTGATCTCTCTAGTCATGTTTACTCTCCTCTTTTCGACCATCAAATCTAGAGTAACTGAATCCAACGACGGCATTTTGGAAGAGGTTAGGGTTGGATTGGTGGTGGACTTGGGTTCCGTGGAAGGCAAGCTTCTCAAGACTTCTTTTACCTTAGCGCTCTCAGATTTCTATCGCATAAACGGTGGCTATCGAACCAGAGTCTCTGTTTTAGTAAGCGACTCCCGAGGAGACCCTCTCCTTGCTCTTGCTGCTG CTAAAAATCTTGTCAAGAAAGCACGAGTGGAAGTCATTGTTGGTGTGCAATCATTACAAGAAGCAAAGCTTTTAGCGGCCTTTAgctataaaactaaatttgtagTGTTATCTCCTCTCTTGCTGAGCTCGTTGTCTCTGAACAAACACAATCACTTTATCCAATGGACGCATGATACGGCATCAGAGGCAAAAGGGATTGCGAGTCTGGTGCACGATATCGCTTGCGTTCTAGCAAATGTAGTAGAGAGGAGAAGTCTAAGAGCTAAAGCAACACATAGTGGTGCTGCTGAAGCTTCTTGGAATGTGTCAGATCTTGTAAAGCTAATCAAACATACTAGAAGATTCAATGTCCAAATAAACAAAGAGATAAAAGAGAGAAGAACAAGATTATGGAGTAGTGGTCGTTTCAGCAAAAGAAGACGTATCACTTGGCCTGGTGGATCTCATCAAGTCCAACCAAAACACCGGTTCTTGGCAGGGAATGGTGAAAAGAAGAAGTTGCTTAGGGTGTTAGTTCCATCAGGAAACAGAGTCCCAAATCTAGTGAGGGTGAATCGTGATCCTGAAACTGGTATTGTTACTGTCACTGGATTATGCATGGAGATTTTCAAGATTTGCATGGATCCTCTTAAGTACGAGCTGGAGTTCATACCTTATAATGGAAGCTATGACAATCTTGCTTATCTACTCTCTACTCAG AGAGACAAATATGATGCAGCTGCTGGTGATTTAACCATCACGTCCAACAGATCTTTATATGTTGATTTCACATTGCCTTTCACAGACATTGGTATAGGAGCCCtgacattgaagaagaagaaacatggCATGTGGACGTTCTTTGACCCTTTTGAGAAACCCTTGTGGCTAGCAAGTGGAGCTTTCTTCATCTTGACTGGGATGCTTGTTTGGTTGGTTGAACGGCCCGTTAACCCGGAGTTTCAGGGCTCTTGGAAACAACAACTTGGTACAATGCTATGGTTTGGATTCTGTACCATTGTATTTGCTCACA GAGAAAAGCTACAAAAAATGTCATCAAGATTTTTAGTCGTAGTTTGGATGTTTGTTGTGTTGATATTGACTGCAAGTTACAGCGCAAACTTGACATCAACCAAGACCATTTCACGGATACAATTAGATAATCATCTGAGTTATGATCCTTCCATGATGAATATTAGCAACTCCATCAATGTGATTGAGGACTACGCTCAGGTTTTGAGAGATGGAACTCTCAGTCACGTAGTCGGTGAGATACCCTATCTCAATGTTCTTCTAGGACAGTATCCAGACGTTTTCGCCATGACGGATAGAGAGGCTATTACCAATGGCTTTGGCTTC TAG